In a single window of the Elaeis guineensis isolate ETL-2024a chromosome 4, EG11, whole genome shotgun sequence genome:
- the LOC105037671 gene encoding uncharacterized protein, translating to MSSVLVARKGRLQQRYEGHFRLVAGCIPYRLKADTDSHSGNLIDRLEVLMISSPNRDDLVFPKGGWENDETADEAACREAWEEAGVRGIISEKMLELREQATREVGSDGDTGSQQVCLMTDDTILDTVLGRQLGSGHSMRSKKSCSSSSGRSDDASVPEAVRTSMSMMQDQISYWMNRSQTLERIVAAVAERLGIDASELAPLQSHDAASAPPSRHVSGQGSTPGGGNEANESDHT from the exons ATGTCGTCGGTTCTGGTAGCTCGGAAGGGGCGCCTTCAGCAGCGTTATGAAGGTCATTTCCGGCTTGTCGCAGG ATGCATTCCTTATAGACTCAAGGCAGACACAGATTCTCACAGTGGCAATTTGATAGATAGGCTGGAAGTTCTCATGATTTCTTCACCAAATCGAGATGATCTTGTCTTCCCAAAG GGTGGATGGGAGAATGATGAGACTGCAGATGAAGCAGCATGCCGTGAAGCTTGGGAGGAAGCAGGTGTGAGGGGGATTATCAGT gaaaaaatgttagaattgagagagcaggcgacgagggaggtgggatctgatggtgatactggatcgcagcaggtttgtttgatgacagatgatacgattttggataccgtcctcgggcggcagctaggatctggtcatagcatgcggtccaaaaaatcatgcagttcgtcatccggccggtctgatgatgcatcggtgccagaggcagttaggacatccatgagcatgatgcaagatcagattagttactggatgaatcgtagtcagacgctcgagaggatcgtagctgcggtggcggaacggctcggtattgatgcttctgagttagcacctctacagtcacatgatgccgcctctgcaccaccatcgcgtcacgtatcgggtcagggatcgacgcctggaggagggaatgaggccaatgagtcagatcatacttag